A section of the Orenia marismortui DSM 5156 genome encodes:
- the spoVB gene encoding stage V sporulation protein B produces MIKIKHQSLIKGAFILMLAGLFNRVLGFILRIILVRIIGDEGLGLFQMVFPIFITFSIITTMGLPVAVSKFVSEEVAKERYRNALKIFKISMLIVILSTLIIVALFAVKADFIAQKLLNDNRTYYILLSITPALLFVSLSSIFRGFFQGLRIMTPTAISQIFEQVARMIITLLLLAKLIEASLNYQTLAPAIGTSAGELVGFLTLSVIFVYYLPQLRSFKDSTTSDSTFSILKKLIKFGIPITIGRIVASLMYTVEAITIPGKLQEVGYSISQATSLYGQLSGMVLQLIYLPTIITIALNSNLIPAISESVAQNNNNAIRKRSQEAIRLTFYFGFLANIILFIVPEEICNLLFNYPQAGDILRILALPAICLYLSQISGGILQGLGAPNLVVRNSIISLMAELLLIYSVIYLPHSLAFEIIPCSIAIRYIIMTLLNFRSISKQVKLNLPINHLFIKPILAGILVVMILPQLYKVINYMSANNTLSLILAIIFSSVFYFAFLLWTNGIVIDDFKKIAK; encoded by the coding sequence GTGATTAAGATCAAACATCAATCATTAATAAAAGGTGCCTTTATCTTAATGTTAGCGGGCCTTTTTAATAGAGTGCTTGGCTTTATTTTAAGAATTATATTAGTTAGAATAATTGGTGATGAAGGTCTAGGTTTATTTCAGATGGTATTTCCTATTTTTATTACCTTTTCTATTATAACTACTATGGGCTTGCCAGTAGCAGTCTCTAAGTTTGTATCAGAAGAAGTTGCTAAAGAAAGATATCGCAATGCTTTAAAAATCTTTAAAATCTCTATGTTAATAGTAATTTTAAGTACTTTAATTATAGTAGCTTTATTTGCTGTTAAGGCTGATTTTATTGCTCAAAAACTATTAAATGATAATAGAACCTACTATATTTTATTATCTATCACACCAGCTCTATTATTTGTTAGTTTATCTTCTATATTTCGAGGATTCTTTCAGGGTTTAAGAATTATGACTCCTACGGCTATCTCTCAAATCTTTGAACAAGTAGCAAGAATGATAATAACATTATTATTACTTGCTAAATTAATAGAGGCTTCATTAAACTATCAAACATTGGCTCCAGCTATTGGTACATCAGCTGGTGAATTAGTAGGTTTTTTAACTTTGTCAGTTATTTTTGTTTATTATTTACCACAGTTACGAAGCTTTAAAGATAGTACTACATCTGATTCCACCTTTAGTATCCTTAAAAAGTTAATTAAGTTTGGCATTCCTATTACTATTGGTAGAATAGTTGCTTCTTTAATGTATACAGTTGAGGCAATAACTATACCAGGCAAATTACAAGAGGTTGGTTATAGCATATCCCAAGCAACTTCCTTATATGGTCAATTATCAGGGATGGTATTACAACTAATTTACTTACCTACTATTATCACAATTGCTCTTAACTCAAATTTAATTCCAGCAATTTCAGAATCTGTAGCTCAAAATAACAATAATGCTATTAGAAAACGGTCCCAAGAAGCCATTAGATTGACTTTTTACTTTGGTTTTTTAGCAAATATTATTCTGTTTATAGTACCTGAAGAAATTTGTAATCTATTATTTAATTATCCTCAAGCTGGAGATATTTTAAGAATATTAGCACTTCCAGCAATCTGTTTATATTTATCTCAAATTTCTGGTGGTATACTGCAAGGCTTAGGAGCACCTAATCTAGTAGTTAGAAACTCTATTATTTCCTTAATGGCAGAGTTATTATTGATATATTCAGTAATTTATTTACCTCATAGTTTGGCTTTTGAGATTATTCCTTGTTCAATTGCAATCAGATATATTATCATGACCTTACTAAACTTCAGATCTATTTCTAAACAAGTGAAGTTAAATCTGCCTATCAATCATTTATTTATTAAACCGATCTTAGCAGGAATTTTAGTAGTTATGATCTTACCACAACTTTATAAAGTTATTAATTACATGTCTGCTAATAATACTCTTAGCTTGATTCTAGCAATTATATTTAGTAGTGTCTTTTATTTTGCTTTTTTACTTTGGACTAATGGAATAGTAATTGATGATTTCAAAAAAATCGCAAAATAA
- a CDS encoding IS30 family transposase, whose translation MTYLNDTPKSRKNKHLNAYERGQIALLHSEGMNPNAIAKRLGRASNTIRNELKRGTVSQIKANKKVMAYYPDTGQRVYESNRKNCGPKFKLLQCEYFIDYVVEQFYQKGHSLDAICGAAKLHNKFSKSEMVSTKTLYNYVNAGLLTIKNIDLPLKLKRSSKTNRTKNNKKKLGTSIDQRPESINNRSEFGHWEIDTMIGKKTKNESVLLTMTERMTRKEIIRKIPAKTAQAVQDAILKLVNEAGDCFPKVFKSFTCDNGSEFAQMSFLEQISDTKVYFAHPYSSWERGTNERHNGLIRRFIPKGNSLNQFSIESIARVQNWCNTLPRKILDYLTPDEIFEDKLKQILYD comes from the coding sequence ATGACTTACTTAAATGATACACCAAAATCCCGAAAAAATAAACACTTAAATGCTTATGAACGTGGTCAAATTGCATTATTACATTCCGAAGGAATGAATCCAAATGCTATTGCAAAACGTTTAGGTAGAGCTTCTAATACGATTAGAAACGAGCTAAAACGTGGTACAGTTTCTCAAATTAAAGCTAATAAAAAGGTTATGGCTTATTATCCTGACACTGGTCAAAGAGTTTATGAATCTAATCGCAAAAATTGTGGTCCTAAGTTTAAGCTTTTACAATGTGAATACTTTATTGACTATGTTGTGGAACAATTCTACCAAAAAGGACATTCTCTTGATGCTATATGTGGTGCAGCAAAACTTCATAATAAATTTTCAAAGTCAGAAATGGTGTCTACTAAGACGCTGTATAACTATGTTAACGCTGGATTATTGACAATCAAAAACATTGATTTACCCTTAAAGCTTAAACGCTCTTCAAAAACAAATCGTACTAAAAATAATAAAAAGAAGCTTGGTACAAGTATAGATCAACGCCCTGAAAGTATTAATAATCGTAGTGAGTTTGGTCACTGGGAAATTGACACTATGATAGGCAAAAAGACTAAAAATGAATCAGTTTTACTTACTATGACAGAACGTATGACTCGTAAAGAAATTATTCGTAAAATCCCTGCCAAGACTGCTCAAGCAGTTCAAGATGCTATTTTAAAGCTCGTTAATGAAGCAGGAGATTGTTTTCCAAAAGTATTTAAAAGCTTCACTTGTGATAATGGCTCTGAGTTTGCTCAAATGTCATTTTTAGAGCAAATTAGTGATACTAAAGTATACTTTGCACATCCATATTCATCATGGGAAAGAGGAACTAATGAGCGTCATAATGGTCTTATAAGACGCTTTATCCCTAAAGGTAATAGTCTAAACCAATTCTCTATTGAATCTATTGCTAGAGTCCAAAACTGGTGCAATACTTTACCAAGAAAAATCTTAGATTACCTAACCCCTGATGAAATATTTGAAGATAAATTAAAACAAATTCTTTATGACTAA
- a CDS encoding DUF1540 domain-containing protein: protein MAQQKCIQVACNVSNCHYYGEGDICVANKIQVSNIEFGTNMKDMEAGKLGKSAPADNSHTTQCVTFKPKQ, encoded by the coding sequence ATGGCACAACAAAAATGTATTCAAGTTGCTTGTAATGTTTCAAATTGCCATTATTATGGTGAGGGAGATATATGTGTTGCGAACAAAATTCAAGTAAGTAATATTGAGTTTGGTACCAATATGAAAGATATGGAAGCAGGCAAGTTAGGAAAGTCTGCTCCTGCTGATAATTCCCATACAACACAATGTGTAACCTTTAAGCCAAAGCAATAA
- a CDS encoding tyrosine recombinase XerC produces the protein MIKNLKYKQAVKSFLKYLLAERGYSELTIKEYNQDLDLFARYLNKEFDYEIESLEIEEINQFHLSEFLSDIILINDNSAATRNRKLYSLRSFFNFLVKRNFINNNPTLSIESTKTNLRSEPIYLNADDIRNYLNAIKNYNSKNQSRDLAINKMFLYCGLRISELVNLNVDELDYADSSIKFYGKGNKERYVPLHQEVISAIKNYLPDRNKIKTSNHDAKKALFLSNRGNRISVRTVQTMVKKYAKRAGVRNAEKVTPHKLRHTFASILYKETKDLRVLQELLGHSNLSTTQIYTHTDKEQRKNAVDQLPEL, from the coding sequence TTGATTAAAAATTTAAAGTATAAACAAGCTGTAAAAAGTTTTTTGAAATATCTCTTAGCCGAACGAGGTTATTCTGAATTGACTATTAAAGAATATAATCAAGATCTAGATCTTTTTGCTAGATATCTAAATAAAGAATTTGACTATGAGATCGAAAGTTTAGAGATCGAAGAAATTAACCAATTTCATCTCTCTGAATTTCTAAGCGATATTATCTTAATTAATGATAACTCAGCTGCAACTAGAAATCGTAAGTTATATAGCTTGAGGTCTTTCTTCAATTTCTTAGTAAAGCGTAACTTTATAAATAACAACCCTACTTTATCTATTGAATCTACTAAAACAAATTTAAGATCTGAGCCAATTTATTTAAATGCTGACGATATCAGAAATTACTTAAATGCGATCAAAAACTATAATTCTAAAAATCAAAGTCGAGATTTAGCTATCAATAAGATGTTTTTATATTGTGGTCTAAGAATTTCAGAACTTGTGAATTTAAACGTTGATGAATTAGATTATGCAGATAGCTCTATTAAGTTCTACGGAAAAGGAAATAAAGAACGTTATGTGCCTTTGCATCAGGAAGTTATATCGGCAATTAAAAATTACTTACCTGATAGAAATAAGATAAAAACAAGTAATCACGATGCTAAAAAAGCCCTCTTTCTATCAAACCGTGGTAATAGAATCAGTGTTAGAACTGTTCAAACAATGGTCAAAAAATATGCTAAAAGAGCTGGTGTTCGTAATGCTGAAAAGGTAACTCCTCATAAATTGCGCCATACCTTTGCTAGTATATTATATAAAGAAACTAAAGACTTAAGAGTACTACAAGAACTGTTGGGCCATAGTAATCTTTCTACAACCCAAATTTATACCCATACAGATAAAGAACAACGTAAGAATGCAGTAGATCAGCTACCTGAGCTATAA
- a CDS encoding 4Fe-4S dicluster domain-containing protein, giving the protein MDEYSIAKRRNGEEYLLKYIDQIDYEKCIGCSNCVKACGADVLRMVNTSHGYKVKIIAAERCLGEGHCLKKCPTDALKLKPQQI; this is encoded by the coding sequence TTGGATGAATATTCTATTGCTAAAAGAAGGAACGGTGAAGAATATCTATTAAAATACATTGACCAAATTGATTATGAAAAATGTATAGGATGTTCCAATTGTGTTAAAGCATGTGGAGCAGATGTTTTAAGGATGGTAAATACCTCTCACGGTTATAAAGTTAAAATAATTGCAGCAGAAAGATGTTTAGGGGAAGGTCATTGCTTAAAAAAGTGTCCAACGGATGCTTTAAAATTAAAGCCCCAGCAAATATAA
- a CDS encoding thiamine diphosphokinase: protein MKKVVLFINGELRGEKDFYLNYIRDNDKIICADGGAKHTYKLGLIPDLILGDLDSIPAEVFNYYQKKGVEFSKYPANKDKTDTQLVLEKLIGESYDEIIIFAALGGRLDHTLANLYLLEHFNADDFNIKLISQYETVELITDEKQIVNKTNKTVSFLPLTREVKGVYLTGFKYKLVDAVFTRGDTLGLSNIIKSKVAKVEISKGKMLMIINN, encoded by the coding sequence ATGAAGAAGGTTGTTTTATTTATTAATGGTGAGCTACGAGGTGAAAAAGATTTTTATCTAAACTATATAAGGGATAATGATAAGATCATTTGCGCAGATGGAGGGGCAAAACATACTTATAAGTTAGGATTGATACCTGATTTAATTTTAGGAGATTTAGATTCTATTCCAGCTGAAGTTTTTAATTATTATCAAAAAAAAGGTGTCGAGTTTTCTAAGTATCCCGCTAATAAAGATAAGACCGATACACAGTTAGTCTTAGAGAAGTTAATAGGAGAGAGCTATGATGAGATAATTATCTTTGCTGCTTTAGGTGGCCGTTTAGATCATACTTTAGCAAACTTATACTTATTAGAACATTTTAATGCTGATGATTTTAATATTAAGTTAATAAGCCAGTATGAGACTGTAGAACTAATAACTGATGAAAAGCAGATAGTTAATAAAACAAATAAAACAGTATCTTTTTTGCCCTTGACTAGAGAGGTTAAAGGAGTATATTTAACTGGCTTTAAATATAAACTAGTGGATGCAGTATTTACACGAGGTGATACTTTAGGCTTAAGCAATATAATTAAATCAAAAGTAGCTAAGGTTGAAATTTCTAAAGGAAAGATGTTAATGATCATTAATAATTAA
- the thiT gene encoding energy-coupled thiamine transporter ThiT: MQNNKIQELTELGVALALATILSFLKLYEMPQGGSLTLEMLPIIFISLRWGWKKGFFLGATYGVLQLLLGAKIYYPSQAFIDYPLAFGLLGFSGLVSKLFDEANFKIKSILIVMATLLGGSFRFLAHVISGVVFFGKYAPEGVDVWVYSLGYNATYMIPQIIITIVAMILLDKGLANTSLNEVNNREAK; the protein is encoded by the coding sequence TTGCAGAATAATAAAATTCAAGAATTAACTGAATTAGGAGTTGCACTAGCTTTAGCTACAATTTTGAGCTTTTTAAAGCTTTATGAGATGCCTCAAGGAGGTTCTTTGACTTTGGAGATGCTTCCAATCATCTTTATTTCTTTGCGTTGGGGATGGAAGAAAGGGTTCTTTTTAGGTGCTACATATGGGGTTTTACAATTGCTATTAGGTGCTAAAATATATTATCCTAGCCAAGCATTTATTGATTATCCTCTAGCTTTTGGACTTTTAGGTTTTTCTGGCTTAGTATCTAAACTTTTTGATGAAGCAAATTTCAAGATTAAGTCTATTCTAATAGTTATGGCTACATTATTAGGAGGGAGCTTTAGATTTCTAGCTCATGTAATTTCAGGTGTAGTCTTTTTTGGAAAGTATGCTCCTGAAGGTGTAGATGTTTGGGTTTATTCTTTAGGATATAATGCAACTTATATGATTCCTCAAATTATAATTACTATTGTAGCTATGATCTTATTAGACAAAGGCTTAGCCAATACCTCATTAAACGAAGTAAATAATAGGGAAGCTAAATAA
- the lnt gene encoding apolipoprotein N-acyltransferase, with the protein MMIHSLLAILAGLLLGIPFKFPSLALLAWVGLIPFLFALEGENKKRSFYLGWIMGLSFLAISSYWLVNPLINFSGYPLAICILIFILAISILSLYFALFAFILKTVESKLSLAVFIVVPIVWTAVEFLRSIFSFQFLFAFLAYSQSFIPELIQLAEYGGLYLVTFIIVLVNTLLYLFIKKKNKSYGIIAISIFVLVFSYGSLVLKQNNNISKEVAIGIVQPNIPQNIKMSSKHQREVVDKLLKLSSKELEQNDPDLLIWPETAILRTYYKSRGFPYHLPKDTPLFIGGFAREGENLEKTLNSSFLFDENRRIVDRYSKNKLVPWGEYVPFPNLIPDIIESNLNHLTPGKELNSFNYNKITWVSPICSEVLNPFYVRDLYDQNDFMVNISNEAWFEESHASLQVLQAVIFRAVEHRAPIVKVGNTGISGVINQNGKVLIRTDIFETKTLTFNLAIPVRKETIYYKYGNVFGWTLLLITFFILSKIYLERKEFLISSNK; encoded by the coding sequence ATGATGATACATTCTTTATTAGCTATTTTAGCAGGTCTGTTATTGGGGATTCCTTTTAAATTTCCTAGTTTAGCATTATTGGCTTGGGTAGGATTAATCCCATTCTTATTCGCCTTAGAAGGAGAGAATAAGAAAAGATCCTTTTATTTAGGATGGATTATGGGGTTATCATTCTTAGCTATTAGTAGTTATTGGCTGGTTAATCCATTGATTAATTTTAGTGGGTATCCTTTAGCTATCTGTATTCTTATCTTTATATTAGCTATATCTATCCTTAGTTTATATTTTGCTTTGTTTGCTTTTATATTAAAAACTGTAGAATCTAAGTTAAGTTTAGCTGTATTTATTGTAGTACCAATAGTTTGGACAGCAGTTGAATTTTTACGGAGTATCTTTTCTTTTCAATTTTTATTTGCTTTCCTTGCTTACTCTCAGAGTTTTATTCCTGAGTTAATTCAGTTAGCTGAATATGGTGGCTTATACTTAGTTACTTTTATTATTGTCTTAGTAAATACTCTTCTTTATCTTTTTATTAAGAAGAAAAATAAAAGCTATGGAATAATAGCTATTTCAATCTTTGTTTTAGTATTTTCTTATGGATCTTTAGTTTTAAAGCAGAATAACAATATCTCCAAGGAAGTAGCTATCGGAATTGTTCAGCCTAATATACCTCAAAATATTAAAATGAGTTCAAAACACCAAAGAGAAGTAGTGGATAAGCTACTAAAATTATCATCGAAAGAATTAGAACAGAATGATCCTGATCTATTAATTTGGCCTGAAACAGCCATTTTAAGGACCTATTATAAAAGTAGAGGCTTTCCTTATCACTTGCCTAAAGATACTCCACTATTTATTGGTGGTTTTGCTAGAGAAGGTGAGAATCTAGAGAAAACATTAAACAGTTCCTTCTTATTTGATGAAAATAGAAGAATTGTAGACCGATATAGTAAGAATAAACTGGTTCCTTGGGGAGAATATGTACCATTTCCTAATTTGATTCCTGATATAATAGAAAGTAATTTAAATCATTTAACCCCAGGAAAGGAATTGAATTCTTTTAATTATAATAAAATTACTTGGGTGAGTCCAATTTGTTCTGAAGTTCTAAATCCTTTTTATGTTAGAGATTTATATGATCAAAATGATTTTATGGTTAACATCTCTAATGAAGCTTGGTTTGAAGAGAGTCATGCTTCTTTACAGGTTTTACAAGCCGTTATATTTAGGGCAGTAGAACACAGGGCTCCTATTGTCAAAGTAGGTAACACAGGTATTAGTGGAGTGATAAACCAAAATGGAAAAGTACTAATTAGAACTGACATTTTTGAAACTAAAACATTAACTTTTAATTTAGCTATTCCAGTACGTAAAGAAACAATATATTATAAGTATGGAAACGTATTTGGATGGACACTTTTATTAATAACTTTCTTTATTTTATCTAAAATTTATCTAGAAAGAAAAGAATTTCTCATAAGTTCAAATAAGTAG
- a CDS encoding ECF transporter S component has translation MKHTKWLSRTAMLLALTLVVQILGFPIYITGPLINMMLLLATMLIGLGSGVLIGGLTPWIALIRGILPPPLAPVIPFIIASNILFVLIYHLLDSTNKYLGIIIASLFKFLVLSIAVKFLIDVPAKIAQLMQTPQLITALTGGFLALFIFTYIMKTNLDQE, from the coding sequence ATGAAACATACTAAGTGGCTTTCTAGAACGGCAATGCTATTAGCTTTAACTTTGGTAGTCCAAATCTTAGGTTTTCCAATTTATATTACCGGGCCTTTAATTAATATGATGTTATTACTTGCAACGATGTTAATTGGTCTTGGAAGTGGTGTTTTAATCGGTGGTTTAACACCTTGGATTGCATTAATTAGAGGAATATTACCACCACCTTTAGCACCTGTAATTCCTTTTATTATTGCTTCTAATATCTTATTTGTGCTAATCTATCATCTCTTAGATAGCACAAATAAATACTTAGGCATTATTATTGCCTCTTTATTTAAGTTTTTGGTGTTATCGATTGCAGTTAAATTCTTAATTGATGTACCAGCTAAGATAGCTCAGCTAATGCAAACTCCACAATTGATAACAGCCTTAACTGGTGGTTTTTTGGCATTATTTATCTTTACCTATATTATGAAAACTAATCTAGATCAAGAATAG
- a CDS encoding cell wall hydrolase, with product MKKKITLHQKFIIYILIFTLVFPMMSGLILITPAYAEGGLTENKGFMSLLKGLLMLFFFSFLSNKDESNYLEDSYESASQEDSSQTSSYQRLNITQDERDWLAKAVYSEARGEPFEGQVAVASVVINRVLDNHFPNDVKGVIFEKPGGNSYAFSAVWDGQIHLTPDQTSYKAVDYALKGWDPSEGALYYYNPVTATASWIFDNTIARKTIGNHVFADLRS from the coding sequence ATGAAAAAGAAAATTACACTTCATCAGAAATTCATAATATATATACTAATTTTTACTCTAGTCTTTCCTATGATGTCGGGACTTATTTTAATTACTCCAGCCTATGCAGAGGGTGGGCTTACAGAGAATAAAGGATTTATGTCTTTACTTAAAGGGCTATTAATGTTATTCTTCTTTTCATTTCTGTCTAATAAGGATGAGTCAAATTATTTAGAAGACTCATATGAGTCAGCATCACAAGAAGATTCATCTCAAACATCTTCCTATCAAAGGTTGAATATAACCCAGGATGAAAGAGATTGGTTGGCTAAGGCCGTTTATTCAGAAGCAAGAGGGGAACCTTTTGAAGGACAAGTTGCAGTTGCATCAGTAGTAATTAATAGAGTATTAGATAATCACTTTCCTAATGACGTTAAAGGAGTTATCTTTGAAAAACCAGGAGGGAATTCCTATGCTTTTTCTGCAGTATGGGATGGTCAAATCCATTTAACTCCTGATCAGACATCTTATAAAGCAGTAGATTATGCTTTAAAAGGATGGGATCCTAGTGAAGGAGCATTATATTATTATAATCCTGTTACAGCTACAGCCAGTTGGATCTTCGATAATACAATTGCTAGAAAAACAATTGGAAATCATGTTTTTGCTGATTTACGTAGTTAA
- a CDS encoding esterase/lipase family protein has protein sequence MYRIYRIVILIICLSIISNTPLAWAKEGYFRKDTWQSIYNKEDIVDYPVIFIHGIGGKIDFWQQSMKTIKDNYYKMKFKDRDTIIYDFDNQGRDYSVWGISYYSNQVAEEILLSDLDLYAWRVKKMIAEIKRLTRKDKVVIIAHSMGGVVARRYMTLDQESWNSVYKILTVGTPNQGVGTSIGIVGQLEDLKEGSKLLNLLTNRWKELSKHSSYQKWGVIGAVDKTMSFNSRLSANATDSAGPGFVTISSAIPYEWQAAIEAGFNKATYNTSNFGFRLVVDTTHMGLLFHSGTFKGIDWALH, from the coding sequence ATGTATAGAATATATAGAATAGTAATACTGATAATCTGCTTGAGTATAATTTCAAACACTCCCTTAGCATGGGCAAAAGAGGGTTATTTTCGAAAAGATACTTGGCAGAGTATATATAATAAAGAGGATATAGTAGATTATCCTGTGATTTTTATCCATGGTATAGGTGGTAAAATAGATTTTTGGCAACAGAGTATGAAAACAATTAAAGATAATTACTATAAAATGAAATTTAAAGATAGAGATACGATAATTTATGATTTTGATAACCAAGGAAGAGACTACTCTGTTTGGGGAATCTCTTATTATAGCAATCAGGTTGCAGAAGAGATATTATTATCTGATTTGGATTTATATGCTTGGAGAGTTAAGAAGATGATAGCAGAGATTAAGAGGTTGACTAGAAAGGATAAGGTTGTTATTATCGCCCATAGTATGGGAGGAGTTGTTGCTAGAAGATATATGACCTTAGATCAAGAGTCTTGGAATTCTGTCTATAAGATTCTTACTGTTGGTACTCCAAATCAAGGTGTTGGTACTTCTATAGGAATTGTAGGACAATTAGAAGATTTAAAAGAAGGTAGTAAGCTTTTGAATCTGCTTACTAATAGATGGAAAGAATTATCTAAGCACTCATCTTATCAGAAATGGGGAGTAATAGGAGCAGTTGATAAGACAATGTCTTTTAATAGTAGGTTATCTGCTAATGCTACGGATTCTGCAGGTCCAGGTTTTGTTACTATATCTTCAGCAATACCTTATGAATGGCAAGCAGCAATTGAAGCAGGGTTCAATAAAGCAACTTATAATACTTCTAATTTTGGTTTTAGATTAGTAGTAGATACAACTCATATGGGCTTATTATTCCATTCAGGTACCTTCAAGGGAATTGATTGGGCACTTCACTAG
- a CDS encoding NAD-dependent epimerase/dehydratase family protein: protein MKKVLVMGGTEFVSKSLAKYLISKAYEVDIFTRGKKKLDYSGVKNHLTGNRHSIKDLKDKLSDRKYNYIFDISAYTREDVESLIKIINKEELKRYVFCSSGAVYIPKPNQELISENYPRGTNPHWGEYGLAKAKAEDHLFKLYKEEKFPITIFRPTYIYGEENNLYREVYFFDRVLKGQPIPIPDIKKKVQFIYIWDLVKSFEKGALSKASLGKAYNLTHPEKITWEGLINKIMEVTRKDVNLIKVDKEFRKQFNLVSKDFFPFRNINFILSTERLKEDEIYLPATSLEEGLRRSYLWYLKEDPNQFVHSMTKIDFILDKLE from the coding sequence ATGAAAAAAGTGTTAGTTATGGGTGGTACTGAGTTTGTTAGTAAGTCATTAGCTAAATATTTAATTTCAAAAGCTTATGAAGTAGATATATTTACTAGAGGGAAAAAGAAGTTAGATTACTCAGGAGTAAAAAATCATTTAACTGGTAATAGACACTCTATTAAAGATTTAAAAGATAAACTTAGTGATAGAAAATATAATTATATCTTTGATATTTCAGCTTATACTAGAGAAGATGTAGAATCATTAATTAAAATAATTAACAAAGAAGAATTAAAGAGATATGTCTTTTGTAGCTCAGGAGCAGTTTATATACCAAAACCAAATCAAGAACTTATATCTGAAAACTATCCAAGAGGTACCAATCCACACTGGGGAGAGTATGGATTAGCAAAAGCCAAGGCAGAAGATCACCTCTTTAAGCTATATAAAGAAGAAAAGTTTCCTATTACTATCTTTAGACCAACTTATATTTATGGTGAGGAGAATAATTTATATCGTGAAGTTTACTTTTTTGATAGAGTACTTAAAGGTCAGCCTATTCCAATTCCAGACATTAAAAAGAAAGTTCAATTCATCTATATTTGGGACCTAGTAAAGAGTTTTGAAAAGGGAGCACTTTCTAAAGCTTCTCTTGGAAAAGCCTATAACCTAACACATCCTGAAAAGATTACTTGGGAAGGTTTAATAAATAAAATAATGGAGGTAACAAGAAAAGATGTTAATTTAATAAAAGTAGACAAAGAATTTCGAAAGCAATTCAACTTAGTTTCTAAAGATTTCTTTCCTTTTAGAAATATTAATTTTATCTTAAGTACAGAAAGGTTAAAAGAAGATGAGATATATTTACCAGCTACTAGTTTAGAAGAAGGTTTAAGAAGATCTTATCTATGGTATTTGAAAGAAGATCCTAATCAATTTGTTCATTCGATGACTAAGATTGATTTTATTTTAGACAAACTAGAGTAG
- a CDS encoding GDYXXLXY domain-containing protein, which translates to MKINRPKLVILFLIIVIIQLTVPASMIIKRELILRQGESFKFKTAPIDPYDPYRGRYVALDIREDYAPLPESRLNISRGDEIYAHLKKNQEGFAYFTKATLEVPTGSSYIKAKVTYINRKENKIYLDLPFERYYLDENIAPLVEKLYRKLNREENPNTYIKVRVKSGAAVIEELYLDNQAIIEFIKEHKENHRED; encoded by the coding sequence ATGAAGATTAATAGACCGAAACTTGTGATTCTATTTCTAATTATAGTTATTATTCAATTAACAGTACCTGCATCTATGATTATTAAAAGAGAATTAATCTTAAGGCAAGGGGAAAGTTTTAAATTCAAAACAGCTCCTATAGATCCTTATGACCCTTATAGAGGTCGTTATGTGGCCTTAGATATAAGAGAAGATTATGCTCCTTTACCAGAAAGCAGGTTGAATATCAGCCGAGGTGATGAAATTTATGCCCACCTAAAAAAGAATCAAGAAGGATTTGCTTATTTTACTAAGGCGACTCTAGAAGTTCCAACAGGATCTTCTTATATTAAAGCCAAAGTTACTTATATTAATAGAAAGGAGAATAAAATATATCTAGATTTACCCTTTGAAAGATATTATTTGGATGAAAATATAGCTCCTCTAGTTGAAAAATTATATAGAAAACTCAACAGGGAAGAAAATCCAAATACATATATTAAAGTCAGAGTTAAATCAGGAGCTGCAGTTATTGAAGAACTTTATCTAGATAACCAAGCAATCATAGAGTTTATTAAAGAACATAAAGAGAATCATCGGGAGGACTAA